A stretch of Vigna angularis cultivar LongXiaoDou No.4 chromosome 4, ASM1680809v1, whole genome shotgun sequence DNA encodes these proteins:
- the LOC108331866 gene encoding eukaryotic initiation factor 4A-15 produces MAGLAPEVSQFDGRHYDNKMNELLTSDGQDFFTSYDEVYESFDAMGLQENLLRGIYAYGFEKPSAIQQRGIVPFCKGLDVIQQAQSGTGKTATFCSGILQQLDYNVTECQALVLAPTRELAQQIEKVMRALGDYLGVKVHACVGGTSVREDQRILSSGVHVVVGTPGRVFDMLRRQSLRPDYIKMFVLDEADEMLSRGFKDQIYDIFQLLPTKIQVGVFSATMPPEALEITRKFMNKPVRILVKRDELTLEGIKQFYVNVDKEEWKLDTLCDLYETLAITQSVIFVNTRRKVDWLTDKMRSRDHTVSATHGDMDQNTRDIIMREFRSGSSRVLITTDLLARGIDVQQVSLVINYDLPTQPENYLHRIGRSGRFGRKGVAINFVTKDDEKMLYDIQKFYNVLIEELPSNVAELL; encoded by the exons ATGGCAGGACTTGCACCTGAGGTATCACAGTTTGATGGTCGTCATTATGATAACAAGATGAATGAGTT GCTTACATCTGATGGACAAGATTTCTTCACATCCTACGACGAGGTTTATGAAAGTTTTGATGCTATGGGTTTGCAAGAAAATCTTCTGAGAGGCATTTATGCATATG GTTTTGAGAAGCCATCAGCTATTCAGCAAAGGGGAATAGTTCCATTCTGCAAGGGACTTGATGTTATACAACAGGCTCAGTCTGGAACTGGAAAGACAGCAACTTTCTGTTCTGGAATTCTGCAGCAACTTGATTATAATGTGACAGAATGCCAAGCCTTGGTTTTAGCACCAACTCGGGAGCTTGCTCAGCAGATTGAGAAGGTTATGCGGGCACTTGGAGATTATCTTGGTGTTAAGGTGCATGCATGTGTGGGAGGTACCAGTGTCCGTGAAGACCAACGCATCCTATCAAGTGGTGTTCATGTTGTTGTTGGTACTCCTGGTCGCGTATTTGATATGCTGCGCAGACAGTCACTTAGACCAGATTACATCAAGATGTTTGTATTGGATGAGGCTGATGAAATGCTTTCCCGTGGTTTTAAAGATCAG ATCTATGATATATTCCAGCTACTTCCAACCAAAATTCAAGTGGGAGTTTTCTCTGCTACAATGCCTCCTGAGGCACTTGAGATCACCAGGAAATTTATGAACAAACCAGTGAGGATCCTGGTGAAGCGTGATGAGCTCACCTTGGAGGGTATTAAGCAGTTTTATGTCAATGTTGACAAAGAGGAATGGAAGCTTGACACACTCTGTGATCTTTATGAGACATTGGCAATTACTCAAAGTGTCATTTTCGTCAACACCAGAAGAAAGGTTGATTGGCTGACTGACAAAATGCGCAGCCGAGACCACACAGTCTCAGCAACCCACGGAGACATGGACCAGAATACCAGAGACATTATTATGCGTGAATTCCGCTCTGGGTCTTCCCGTGTTTTAATAACTACTGATCTTTTGGCTCGTGGTATTGATGTCCAGCAAGTGTCTTTAGTTATAAATTATGATCTCCCAACACAGCCTGAGAATTATCTCCATCGTATTGGTCGTAGTGGGAGGTTTGGCAGGAAAGGTGTTGCCATCAATTTTGTCACAAAGGATGATGAGAAAATGCTGTACGACATTCAGAAGTTTTACAACGTGCTAATCGAAGAGCTGCCTTCAAATGTTGCCGAACTCCTTTGA